A region of the Stieleria neptunia genome:
CGAACAGTTGCGAATGTCGACCAAATCGATCATGCCCGAAGGATTCGAGAAATCGATCTCCCCCGAATCGATGACTGATTTGTTGGAATTCCTCACCCAACGGGGCAAATTCGTTCCACTGCCGCTGGACAAATTCGCCACCGCAGTCAGCACCAAGGGCCTGTTCAGCATGACGGACAACGGCCCGGATCGGATGGTGTTTGATGACTGGAAACCGAAGACGTTCAAAGATGTTCCTTTCCTGTTGACCGATCCGCTCGGTAAGACCAAGCCGAACCTGATCTTGCTGCACGGCCCCAATGGCCCCTTGCCGCCGAAGATGCCCAAGTCGGTTTCGCTGCCGTGCAACAGCCCCGCCAAAGCGATTCATTTGCTGAGCGGAGTCGGCGGTTGGAGCTTCCCCTACGATCGCCGCAAGACGGTGTCGATGATCGTGCGATTGCACTATGCGGGCGGTGAAACCGAAGACCACGAACTCGTCAACGGCGTCCACTTCGCCGATTACATTCATCGCGTCGATGTCCCCGAGAGTGAATTCGCGTTTGCCCTCGGCGGACAACAAATTCGTTATCTGGCCGTCATGCCGAAGAAGCACGACGTGATCGAAACGATCGAACTGGTCAAAGGCCCCGACAACACCGCACCGATCGTGATGGCCGTGACCGTCGAGTCCCCGGACGCCAAGCACTAACAGTGGGATAGGCTTCCAGCCTGTCGTTCGTGGGATAGGCTTCCAGCCCAGGGCTGTAAGGGTATCCTGCTAGGTCAATCCTAGCAGTTTCGCGGTCGAAACATGAGACGAGGCTACATTCCTTGATCGGTGCGGCTTTTTCTTCTTCGGGCCGCGGACCGATTTTCTGTACTCCTTTAGGTCGATCGTCCGAGCGATCTTCTTCAGCATCGCGACGAGGCCTTTGATTGTCGTCGGAATCAATTCTGCCCACTCGTCCTCGGTGATCGCAATCAACATCCCTTCGGTTTTATCGGAGACATTTTTTGAGACGTGAAAGTGGCTGATCGCTTCCACCTCTGATTCGTCATGGGTCGCAAACAAAGCCGCAAAGATGGTTTGTCGAAGATTGAACGCGAGCAGCGACATACAAAACAGGAACGTTGCTGCTTTGGGATGACCGACACCTGATTTCTCGCAAGTGAGCGTCATCTGTAAAATATTGAACGCGGTTTCTTCTTCCCAGCGATGCCGGTAAACCTCTGCCACGTCCTTAGCCGAAACTGTGGCGGGAAGATTCGTCAACACGTGAATCTCTTCGTCGCCATCTCGCGTTGGCGAGTCCAATATGACAGTGATTCGGCGAACCACCATGGCATCTTCGGCAGCAGATAGTTTCAACGCTTGTTCGTAGACTACGCCTGTGCTGCTGCGGCCAATGCGTTTGCGTTTTCCCAGTAAAACGCC
Encoded here:
- a CDS encoding transposase, with the protein product MTRALTQDFIGSDLQLVFDNNREKQYEYLATFQAVAMTVADVALDFSENFNQAYKEHKENLDVSRQSFYAKTRGIEPAVSESLVSHAAKRTIQMQDAMGFTPWELLPGYRCLSIDGNVLAKSDKRLKDLRDVKGAPLPGKLVARFDLQRQVFDRAYVLLDGHAQESTCCDRIVDDIQPNDVVIADRHYCIVPFLNKLAQSKSFFVIRQHGRLKGVLLGKRKRIGRSSTGVVYEQALKLSAAEDAMVVRRITVILDSPTRDGDEEIHVLTNLPATVSAKDVAEVYRHRWEEETAFNILQMTLTCEKSGVGHPKAATFLFCMSLLAFNLRQTIFAALFATHDESEVEAISHFHVSKNVSDKTEGMLIAITEDEWAELIPTTIKGLVAMLKKIARTIDLKEYRKSVRGPKKKKPHRSRNVASSHVSTAKLLGLT